The DNA window tttttttttttaagtttaacagTTATGTTTCTGGTTTCTGACCAGAGCGATCATTTGCTGGTCAGATGCCTTGATCTAAAAACCAGCGTGACCACGTTAGCTGTTAGTTGGTGTGTTGCTAAGTTTAATTTGGACCAGCGAGTGACCATCTTAAACCGTATGTTCCATAACAGCGAACAACTCAAGCTTGGTTTTCCAACAGAGTGTGCATTGTCTCTAGCCTTTAATACTAATGCACATGTCTTATTATTGTCAGCCGCCATCATGGAGACAAAAACCCTGTTTGGTTCACGTTGGGGATCAGCGAGGTGATCAAGGGTTGGGACAAGGGTCTTCAAGGCATGTGTGCGGGGGAGAAGAGGAAACTGACCGTCCCTCCAACTCTTGCATATGGCAAAGAGGGCAAAGGTGTGCCAGCAAGATGCATAAGACATTTGAGGAACTTTGGTTTTCTCCGCTATTGATTGTCTCATTGATGTCTGTCTAAAAATACTCCATACAAATTATAACTTGTCTGTACTGACAATGGCTATGCTGTTCACAGGTAAAATCCCTCCAGAAAGCACCCTGATCTTTGACATTGAGATCGTCGAGATCCGAAATGGGCCTAGATCACACGAGTCTTTTCAGGAAATGGACCTCAATGATGACTGGAAACTTTCCAAAGCGGAGGTATGTCGAAACATTTTTCCTTGTCTAAAGAGCATTCTAAAGAACGTCTTGCGCAATCGAATGGTTGCGTGAACGCTCTTAATGGAACCATCAATGCCTCCGATACATTTCAGGGAGTTATCAGTGTTATTCTGAACACCTTTCTGTTTTAGGTGAAAGAATACCTGCGTAAAGAGTTTGAAAAGCATGGATATGCTGCCAATGACACCCATCATGAAGTAATGGTTGAGGACATCTTCCAAAAAGAAGATGAAGATAATGATGGATTTATATCAGCCCGGGAGTTCACCTACAAACACGATGAGCTATAAATACTTCACACTCCTACATAACAGCATCAGTGTTTGCCTTCAGAGAAATTCCAGTTTCAGTAGTTCTAAACAGGTTTTCGGTTATCTACAGATcatgtctttattattattattttatacactgGTGTGTGGTGGTATGACtgaacttttatatatttttatgtattcgAAGACACCTTCAATTGCAAAGTGTTGAATTTTGCTCAAAGGGAATGTTTGCTCCCAAAGTGTCTGTGGGTAGAAACATTCAATATTTCAGAACATTtcagtgttgatttttttttttttttgtagtatgtGTGTCACTTTTTCCAGATGAATTTTGCTATAATGTTTACAATATGTAGAACATGTCTGTGTCGATTTGTCTTCCTGTGAGTGTCTCACTTGTGAATAAAGTTTATCGGTTTTGTGCTGCTCATCACTTTTGACGTTGTAATTTGATACACCATCACTAGAGGGAGCTCTTCTGTTGTATTATTAATAGGCAAAATTATTCAAAACGATTAGACGCTGAGTTAAAATGTAGCCTTTCATTGACAGATGGCATAGTCATCATCACACACCTACATAATGCAGATGACTACGGTGTGGTGTGTAGGGCctattatattttgcatacaaCATCATACATTGAGTCACACTCAACAGCATTCCATTCATACTATGACATACACGGTTACATAAACTGTTGTAAAATGTGcgtatgtttacattttcattttagtttgctCCTGTAGATCTCAAATCATTTTAGATAAAACCTCGAAACCACGCAGCAACATTTAGCAggcaatgtaaataaaaccaaaccGTCCCCCAAACAGAACTGAGAAGGTAAAATTTACATCATATCTTGGATGTCCTTCATCTAAAAATaagtttcctttaaaaaaaaaaaatccctttttttaataaataagagaCTTTTCTGGGAATTGCCAAACAATAAATAGGCTCGCTACTTGCATCTACAGAGGAAAATGTCTTCCTTTTTGTAGGCAAATAACTGAAAAATTCATATGAATCTCGTCTCTAAGATCCTTTGATCAGCAGAGGCAAATCCCAGGTGTCGTTAGAGTCAATCGCTGAAACTCGGCGCCACCGAATGATGCATTTCTTCGTAACATCCTCTCTAACACTGCAAGCGCACGACGCAACCAGACACAATCAAAATCTTGACGGACGGACGGACTTCTCAAGATTCCCTCCACGATTCCAGAAGACGCGTCGCGCGCTTGCGGCGTAAACGGCTTCGTTTACGTAAACGGCTCGGCTACTTTGCCGCAGCCACGTTTTTGTCATAAAAGTTGTTCTCGGGCATGGTGACCCGCACTCTTCGTTTCTCCTTAAAACGGCCAGACCGCGAAACTGTCAAATGTCTCCGGCACGTGTGCTCGTTGAAGGAAGGCTCCAGCTGAGAGTCGTCGTACGTCTCGTCGCTGATCAGATTGCCGTTCTTGTTGTCGCTGCCAGTTTGTTTCACCGACGTCGAATTTCCAAATTCCTGCTGGGTTTCTTTAAAATGGTTCTTGTTTTTTCCAGTCAGGTTTTTCCACCAGGAGTATCTGTCTGCCATTCTAATTCATCAATTTCCactgaaaatgcattaagtttatatattttaattttttatatNNNNNNNNNNNNNNNNNNNNNNNNNNNNNNNNNNNNNNNNNNNNNNNNNNNNNNNNNNNNNNNNNNNNNNNNNNNN is part of the Puntigrus tetrazona isolate hp1 chromosome 16, ASM1883169v1, whole genome shotgun sequence genome and encodes:
- the LOC122360004 gene encoding peptidyl-prolyl cis-trans isomerase FKBP14-like: MIPELWTCIFSAFFFYLHGAKLPEPEVKIEVLYKPFLCHRKSKYGDILLVHYDGFLESNGTMFHSSRHHGDKNPVWFTLGISEVIKGWDKGLQGMCAGEKRKLTVPPTLAYGKEGKGKIPPESTLIFDIEIVEIRNGPRSHESFQEMDLNDDWKLSKAEVKEYLRKEFEKHGYAANDTHHEVMVEDIFQKEDEDNDGFISAREFTYKHDEL